GACTGGGCCCACGATGTCCATCGCTCGGTCGATGACAGTCCCTACGGGGGCGGCCCCGGCATGGTGATGAAACCGGACGTGTGGGGTGAGGCGCTCGACAGCGTGGCCGCCGAGGCGGCGGAAACCCCCCGTCTGGTCGTCCCCACGCCCGCCGGGGTGCCGTTCGACCAGCACACTGCCCGTCGCTGGGCCCGCGAAGAGCGCCTGATCTTCGCCTGTGGCCGTTACGAAGGCATCGACCAGCGAGTCATCGACGACGCCGCCCGGAGGATGCCGGTCGAGGAGGTCTCCATCGGCGATTACGTCCTCGTCGGTGGTGAGGTGGCCGCGCTGACCATGATCGAGGCCGTGGTGCGGTTGTTGCCCGGGGTACTCGGTAACCCGGCCTCGGCGGAGCAGGACTCGTTCTCGGACGGACTGCTGGAGGGGCCGAGCTACACGCGCCCGGAAACCTGGCGGGGGCTCTCCGTCCCCGATGTGCTGCGCTCCGGTGACCACGCGGCGGTGCGTCGCTGGCGCAGAGAGCAGGGTTTGGAACGTACGCTGCGTCGCCGTCCCGAGCTGCTCGACACGCTCCCTCCGGAGGAACTGGACGAGCACGACCGGGCACTGCTGGACCGGTTGCGACGGGAGCGTGCCTCGTCCGGCGAGGAATAGTGGGAACGGCGAGTCCGCCGGGCTCGCTTGCCGGGGAGGGTCGCTTCGACGCTCTGGTGTCCGGTGACGTCGGGGCTCGTTCGGAGGCGACGAACCCGGCTGATAAGCTGCCCGGTGAGAAAATGCGACCGGTGCGGTGGCAGTACCACCGGTAATCGCTTTTCCGTTCCGGCGGACGTCTTCCTCGTGGTACGAGGTGACGCAAAACGGCTCGGTGACTACCCGGGGCCCGATCGGTGTTGTCGGGTAGGTCACAGGGGAATCCGCGCGGCCCGTCAGGGCCGAGAGGCGGATCGGTCGCCGTGACGAGAGTCGCGGCTCGCCCGAACAGATTTCACTGTCGTGAGTGAACGTTCAACGACACGGATGAGGACGGACCACCGATGAACAAGCTGGACGCGCTGGACGCCCAGTCGATGCGTTCCGACATCCCAGACTTCCGGCCCGGCGACACGCTGAAGGTCCACGTCCGCGTCATCGAGGGTTCGCGCGAGCGTGTCCAGGTCTTCCAGGGTGTGGTCATCCGCCGGCAGGGCGGTGGCATCCGGGAGACCTTCACCGTTCGCAAGGTCTCCTTCGGTGTCGGCGTGGAGCGGACCTTCCCGGTGCACAGCCCCAACATCGCCAAGATCGAGGTCGCCACACGTGGCGACGTTCGGCGGGCGAAGCTGTACTACCTGCGTAACCGGGTCGGCAAGGCTGCGCGAGTCAAGGAGAAGAAGCTGGCCAAGTCCTCCTCCTGACGCGCTGCCGCGCCGGTGGCAGCTATCGACCACCGGACGGAACGCCATCGACGATGCACGGTCCCGAAGCTCGGGGCCGTGCATTTTGTCGTTCCGCTCCCGAGTACTCGGAGTTCCCGAATGCTCGGAGTCCTCCGCCCCGCTTCTCGGGGCGCCCCACGGAGCCGCGGCATCGGCCACGTGTCTTCGGATGCGGTGATTCGTGTCGGCTGGTTTCCTTCGATCAGGTGAAACCGACACGGTTGGTTCCGGGACATCGTGCCCGATCGTCGGTCACCCGAGTCGACAACCGCGCGGGGTGATCGTGACAGATCGGTAAAAGTGCACCGCAACCGTGATGAATCCGGCGACTGTTACGCGTGTCCCGTCGTGGGGTCGCGGGAGACGGGCTTCGTGTATCCAGTAGCCTGGCCGCGTGGCCGACGTCATGCGTTCCCAAGGACCCGACGAGGACCCTGCGGAGGGCTCCTCGGACGAGCAGGCAGCCGCCGAACAGGCGGACGAGACGCGCTCCTCGGCGCGAAACGCCTCGAAGCGGTCCGGAAAGTCCAAGAAGGGCTCCTTCTGGTGGGAACTGTTCGTCCTGATAAGCACCGCGCTGGTGCTGACCGTGCTGCTGCAGCTGTTCGTCGCGCGGGTGTTCCTGATCCCTTCACGCTCGATGGAGCAGACGCTGCACGGCTGTGACGGATGCAGCAACGACCGGATCCTCGTCGACAAGATCACCTACCGGTTCAGCGATCCCCAGCCGGGCGACGTGGTCGTGTTCAGCGGACCGAAGAGCTGGATGGCCGACGAGGGTGGTGTATCCGAACCCACCAATCCGGTGGTCGGTTTCTTCCAACGCGTCGGTTCGCTGCTCCACCTGGTCGAGCCCGTCGAGAAGGACTTCGTCAAGCGCGTGATCGCCACCGGCGGGCAGACCGTGGAGTGCTGTGACGAGCAGAACCGGGTTCTGGTGGAGGGCGAGCCGCTCGACGAGCCCTACATCTACTGGGCTCCCGGATCCCCGCAGGAGCAGGAGGAGTTCGGTCCGGTGACCGTGCCGGAGGATCACCTCTGGGTCATGGGGGACAACCGGAACAACTCGCTGGACTCCAGGTACCAGGGGGGCGGTGGTCGCGCCGGTGCCGTTCCGGTCGACAACGTGGTCGGTAAGGCGCAGGTGATTCTGCTGCCGCCCGGACGGTGGCAAGGTATCGAGGAATCGAACCCGCAGGCCGTGGCGCTCGGTCCTGACGAGGATTCGTGGTCCGGATCCCCCGGCTGGGAAGGACTGCGGTACCTGGTGGTCGTACCGGCCGTGTGGTCGACTCGCCGCGGTTCGCTGGTTGCAGCACGCTCGCGTACGTGGGAGCGACACTGAGCTTGCGGAACAAATCCGCTGAGCTGGGGTTGCCGCGCACCATCGTGCGCAGGGACTCCGGTAGCTGGGCACTGCAGAACGCACTGGAACGTCGGGGGCTCGGCCCCGTGGCCGGTGTCGATGAGGCGGGGCGCGGCGCTTGCGCCGGTCCGTTGGTGGTCGCCGCCTGCGTCCTGCGCGCGGGCTCGGGGCGTCGGTTCGACGGTTTGACCGACTCCAAGCTGCTCACCGCACGTGCTCGTGATCACTGGTTCGAGGTCGTCCGTGCATCGGCGGTGGGATACTGCGTGGTTTCGGTCGAACCAGCCGAGGTCGACGCGATGGGGGTGCACGTCGCCAACCTGGAAGGAATGCGCCGTGCGGTCGCCGGTCTCGGGGTTCATCCCGGTTACGTGCTCACCGACGGTTTCCGGGTGGAGGGGTTGGCCGCTCCCAGCGTGGCAGTGCGCAAGGGGGACCGGGTGGCCGGTTGCGTGGCGGCGGCTTCCGTGCTCGCGAAGGTCAGCCGGGACCGGAAGATGAACGAGTTGCACGTCTCGTGCCCGGAATACGGTTTCGACGTGCACAAAGGGTATTCGACAGCGCGACACACCTCCGCTCTCCGGTTACACGGTCCCACCACGGAGCATCGTTGGAGTTACTCGAACGTGGTGGAGGCCGCGGTCACTCACGGTATGCGTTCGCCACGAGGCAACAGTAGTGAATCCGGATCGTTCGATGCTTTTGATCAAGCTGTGATGGACAATGGGAGTGCCGCCATTGGGCATCCGTGGACCGATCAGTGACAGGAAAGGGCTCGCACAGCCATGAGCGCCGAGGATCTCGAGAAGTACGAGACCGAGATGGAGCTGCAACTCTACAAGGAGTACCGCGACATCGTCGGTCAGTTCACCTACGTGGTGGAGACCGAACGGCGTTTCTACCTGGCCAACGGGGTGGACGTTCAGGTGCGCAACTCGGATACCGAGGTGTATTTCGAGGTGGTCATGTCGGATGCCTGGGTTTGGGACATGTACCGCCCCGCCCGGTTCGTCAAGAACGTTCGAGTGATCACGTTCAAGGACGTCAACGTCGAGGAACTCGACAAACCGGAACTCCGGCTGCCGGAGAGCGGGACGCCGTTCGGCTGACGGTTCGCGTGTTCGCTCCTGGTCCCGAGGAGGCCGGTGTGCGGGTCGAGTGCCACGGGAAGTGCCGGGGACTCGTCATGGGGCCGCTCGTCGTCTCCCCGTGCCCTCGTCACTTCCCGGACGTGGCCGGTCGCCGGCTCACGTGCCGGCATCGGCCACGTCGGCGAGTTCCGGCACGGATCGGTGGGCCACGGGTACGTGGTTGTCCACATCTTCCGCGGTGCTACACAACCGAATGATTCGAGTTTGGTGGGCGCGTAGCGCTCCGTGCAGGTTGGAAGTGTCCGATCCAACCGATCCCGGAGGCGCCCATGACACCGAAACCCATCATCGGAGCAGTCTCGGACGACGACACGCACGGCAGAAGACACGCTCTGGGGAGAGCGGGCGAGCGGCTGGCGGCGGAGTATCTCCGGCAACGGGGCCTGGTGGTGCTCTCCCGTAACTGGAGCTGCCCGCAGGGGGAGCTCGACATCGTCTGTACCGACGGGCGCCGCGTGATCGTCTGTGAGGTCAAGACGCGATCCGGGATCGATTACGGTTCCCCGGTCGAGGCGGTGAGCCCGCACAAGGTACGCAAACTGCGAGAGGTCGCCGCCGCCTGGCTCCGGGCCCACGACGTCCGCAACTGTCCGGTTCGGTTCGACGTGCTGTCCGTGCTGTGGCCACCCGACTCGCCGGTGCGCATCGAGCACCACGAGGAGGTGTGCTGAGTTGGCGCTGCACACCACCTGGGCGGTGGCGCTGTTCGGTGTGGACGGTGTGCTGGTCGAGATCGAGTCCGACGTCCGCAGTGGTGGTATTCCCAGTGTTCAGCTGCTGGGGCTGCCGGACGCGGCACTGCAGGAATCGAAGAATCGGGTCCGTGCCGCGATCAGGAACTCCGGGGAGCACTGGCCGCAGTCCTGCGTCACCCTGGCGTTGTCACCGGCCGCCATGCCGAAGACCGGAACCTCGTTCGACACCGCCCTGGCCATGGCGGTACTCGCCGGGGCCGAACGCGTGCCCGCCGGCAGGCTCGACGGAACGGTCTTTTTCGGGGAGCTGGCACTGGACGGTCGTATCCGTCCGGTAAGCGGACTCGTGCCCGGACTGTTGGCAGCCGTCGCGGGTGGGATGCGACGTGCGGTCGTGCCGCTGGAAGGGCTGCGGGAAGCCGGGCTCGTCGAGCGGATCGAGATCCTCGGTGCCGAGACCCTGCGGGAGGTGATCGACTGGACACGGGGCGCCGGAGAGCTGTGGTCCGGTTCCTCCCCGGCGGACGAGGGTGTGCCTCGGTCGTCTCCGGCACCGGATCTGGTCGACGTCCTCGGGCAACCGGAGGCGCGATGGGCACTGGAGATAGCGGCGGCGGGTGGCCATCATCTCCTGATGGTCGGCCCGCCCGGGACGGGCAAGACGATGTTGGCGGGACGCCTGCCCGGCTTGCTTCCGGAACTGTCGGCACCACGGGCTCTGGAGACCACCGCGGTGCACTCCGTCGCGGGTGAACTGTGCGAGAACGCCACACTGCTGCGTACTCCGCCGTTCGTGGCTCCGCACCACTCGATATCCCTTCCCGGCCTGATAGGCGGCGGAACCGGACTCGCCAGACCGGGGGCCGTCAGTCGCGCCCATCACGGGGTGCTGTTCCTGGACGAAGCCTGCGAATGGGGGACGAAACGCCTGGAATCCATGCGGACCGCCCTCGAGGAGGGGGAGATCCGGTTGTCCAGGAGTGAGGGCACCCTGCGCTATCCGGCCCGGTTCCAGCTGGTCATGGCCACCAATCCGTGTCCCTGCGCACCAGCCAGGGACATCGACTGCCAGTGCACACCGCACGCTCGGCGAAAGTACTTCAGCAGGCTTTCCGGGCCGTTGTTGGACCGTATCGACCTGTGGGTGCGGATGCGTCCGATGTCCACGATGGAGCTGCCCGACGACGAATCCCCGGAACCCTCCGCCACGGTGCGCGAGCGGGTCTCAAGGGCACACCGAACCGCTCTCCTGCGGTGGGAGAAGCACGGCTGGCGTTCGAACTCCGAAGTTCCCGGCCCCGTGCTACGACGTGAGTTCCCATTGCCGGACAGTGCCACGAGACTGTTGGACAAAGGACTCGACACGGGTGCGTTGACGGCGAGGGGAGCCGACCGGTGTCTGCGTGTCGCCTGGACGCTGAGTGATCTGGACGGGGCGGAACGCCCCGACGTGGATCACGTGGCCGCCGCCCTGCGGTTCCGTGACAGGACCACCGCATGAGCGTCTCCGCCGGAGCAGTGAGCCACGAGCGATTGTGTGCCTGGGCGTATCTCTCCGCCGTCGTCGAACCACCGGCACCGGCGTCCTACGGTTTCGTCGCGGTGCACGGTGCCGAGATCGCCGCCGACCGGATTCGGTCGGGCAACGTTCCCGGCGCGGTGGTCAACGAGACCGCTGCTCGTCGTGAGCACGTGTGCGGTGCCGAACTACTGGAACGTGCCCACCGGTCCGGAATTCGGCTGGTCACTCCCGAACACGGGGAATGGCCCGGTTCCCGGAGCGCCTTTCTGGAGGGAGCTACCGAGGTCGGATTGTCCGGGTTGGCCCCTCCGATGGCACTCTGGTGCCGTGGGAACGTCTCACCGGAAGCCGTGTCGCGCAGTGCGGTCGCGGTGGTCGGCGCCCGTGCCGCGACCGGTTACGGCGAGTCCTGCGCGGCGGAACTGGGGTACGAACTGGCCCGTTCCGGAACGACGGTGGTCTCGGGAGCCGCCTACGGAATCGACGGTGCCGCACACCGCGGTGCACTCGCCGCCGGTGGAGCCACCGCGGCGATTCTGGCCTGTGGCCCGGAACTCGACTATCCGGCGGGACACGCCAGGCTCATCGCACGTATCGCCGAGAACGGACTGGTGTGCAGCGAGTACCCACCCGGCACACCACCGAGGAAACACCGGTTCCTGGTCCGCAACCGCCTGATCGCCGCCGTGACCGACGGGACCGTGGTGGTGGAGGCGGGGCTCCGGAGCGGGGCGGGCAACACCGCGACCACCACCGACACCCTGGGACTGCCGGTGATGGCCGTGCCCGGACCGGTCACCTCGGCCAATTCGTCCGGTTGCCACGAGTTGATCCGTTCCGGAAAGGCCGTACTGGTGACCGGAGCCCCGGACGTTCTGGAGCTCGTTTCGGATATCGGTACCGCCCGGGCGCCGGAACGTGAACCCACCCCGCGTCCCACGGACGAACTCGACGAGGTTTCCAAACGTGTCCACGATTCACTCTCGCCGACCCGGCGTCGTACCGTCGAACAACTGGCACACGAGACGGGGATAACGCGAAAGTCGGTGGTCACCTGCCTGAGTGCGTTGGAGATTTCCGGATTCGTCCGGTGTGACGATCGAGGATGGACACGTTGCGACCAGTGAGATGCCGAGCGCGTATCGTGGCGTCGTGCTACTTGAATCCGGCGAATGCACCCAGCGACGTCACTCGGCATGAATCAGAAACGTTCCCAGCAGTCGACCAGACCGGACCTGCTCGCGACCCGTCGAGGTCTTCCCACCGAACTGGCTACGGCAGTCGATCGTTTCGAGCGGTACCTGGCGTGGGAGAGAGGGCTGTCCCGCCATACCGTGCGTGCCTACGTCACCGATGTCGTGTCGTTACTGGAACACTTCGGTGCGGAGTACGCGGGGGAGGCGCCGGGGCTTCACGAACTCGGTATCGACTCGCTTCGTTCCTGGCTGAGTGCCGAGCACGAACGAGGTACCAGTAGAACCACACTCGCCCGTCGTGCGGCGGCCGTCAGGGCTTTCACCGCTTGGGCGCATCGCCGGGAGCTGTTGGCGGATGACCCCGGGCCTCGGTTGTCCGTTCCGGGTGGCCCACGTGGGTTGCCGTCCGTCCTTCGCGAGGATCAGGCGGACTCGGCGCTGCGTGCGGCCGCCGCCGGGGCCGAGCAGGAGGACCCCGTGGCGCTACGTGATCACGCGGTGCTCGAACTGCTCTACGCGACCGGTGTGCGGGTCTCCGAACTGTGCGGACTCGACCTGGAGCACATCGATCACGAACGCAGCATGCTGCGCGTAATCGGCAAGGCCGACCGGCAGCGGGCGGTTCCGTTCGGTGTTCCGGCCGCACGTGCCCTGGCCCGTTGGTTGGAGATCGGACGCCCGGAGCTGTCCGGTTCCGCATCGGGGAACGCCCTGCTCCTCGGTGTTCGCGGTGCTCGGCTCAATCCGCGCAGTGTGCGACGTATCGTCCACGACGCCGTCAGCACCGTCCGCGACGCCGGTCGGCTGAGTCCGCACGGTCTGCGTCACTCCGCTGCGACGCATCTTCTCGAAGGAGGCGCGGACCTGCGTAGCGTACAGGAGTTGCTCGGTCACGCTACGCTTTCGACAACGCAGCTCTACACTCACGTGACCGTCGAACGGTTGAAGGCGATCCATGAGCGAACCCACCCCCGTTCCTGACGATGCCGGGGGCGCGGCCCGAGCGGCCACCGCGCGATCAGGCATGCGGCCCGCCGACGAGGCGGAGGAGACGGAGCAGCACCCCCGGCACGGCAACGGACACCGCGGCGACGGTGTCTCCCGATTCGACTCGATGCTTCGGAAGGCGTGGTGGCCGCAGGGCGGTACCGCCACCGCGGGCCACGCCGAGGATCGTGAGGGCGAAGACGTGGAGGCCGGAATAGTCGCACTGTGGCAGGCATTCGGCCGGAGCCGAGAACAGCGGCTTCGTGACCGGTTGGTGCTGCACTACGCGCCGCTGGTCAAGTACGTGGCCGGCCGTATCGGCACCGGACTGCCCGCCCACGTGGAGGTCTCCGATCTGATCCAGTCCGGCGTGTTCGGACTCGTCGACGCGATCGAGAAGTTCGAACCCGAGCGAGGACTGAAGTTCGAGACCTATGCCATGCAGCGCATTCGCGGGGCCATCCTCGACGATCTGCGAGCGCAGGACTGGGTTCCGCGTTCGGTGCGCAGCCGTGCCCGGGACGTCGAGCGCGCGTTGGAGCGGCTGGAGGCCAAGATGCAACGCACTGCCACCGACTCGGAACTGGCCGAGGAACTCTCGCTGTCCGTCGAGGAGCTGCGTGAGTTGTTCGCGCAGCTGCAGATGACCAGTGTGGTGGCGCTCGACGATCTCATCGGAGTAGGACGAGGCACCGCTTCGCTGGCCGAAACGCTGCCGGACGACCGTGCCGAGGATCCGGTCAACACCTTGGTCGACCGCGACAGCAGACGTCAGCTGGCAGAGGCGGTGGAGCGGCTGAGCGAACGGGACCGCATCGTGGTGACGCTGTACTACTTCGAGAATCTCACCCTCGCCGAGATCGGAAAGGTGCTCGGGGTCACCGAGTCCAGAGTGTGTCAGCTGCACACCAGGGCTGTGTTGCGCCTACGGGGGAAACTGACCGAGCCGGGAAACTGAGCTGGAGCGGTGTACCCGCTCGGGGCCGCGCCACGGCAGTAGTCGGACATCGCCCGTGACGAGTCGGAGTAGCGGGTCGAGATAGGTGTCGTGGTCGCGGAGCCCCCAGTGCAGGCACGTGTGCGGCTTCTTCGCGGCGCATTCGGGGTGATCTCGGGTTACGCTGCCGATGATCTCGCCTCGCTCGACCGGCTGCCCGGCGGTGACTTCGGGAAGCACGGGTTCGTAGGTGGTGCTCAGGCCGTTGCCGTGGCCGATGGCGATCACATGCCTGTCCACCACGAACCCGGCGTGTTCGACCGTTCCGGCCGCCGCGGCGAGAACCGCTTCGCCGGTAGACGCCCGTAGGTCCACTCCCCGATGGCCCGGACCGTAGCGGTTCGGGGGTTTTCGGAACCCCCGAACCACTTCCACCGACCCGCGCAACGGCTCACGCAGCCGGAAACCGGTTGTGCTCGTGCCGGCGGGTTCCCCGGTGGGAGCCGCGGGAACGTCGGGGCCGCTCGACGCGGTGACGGTTCCGGTTCCCAGAGCCAGCACCAGTGCTACTGCCCAACCACGCATGCGGATCACCCTGCCGGAGCCGTGCGCTCACCGGCCAGGCCCGATTTCCCACCGGGTGGACCGATCGGGGAGCTGTGGAAAATCGCCACCGCGATGTGGTTGCCACCTGTTGTGGCGTACACTCGTTCCCGCGACTCGTCCTCCGGCGAGTTCGACTTCGCGTACGCGCGTATCGATCGCATCACCTCCGGATTCCGTGCTCGGAGTCCGTCTCTCGGATCGGTCGGGGTTCTTCGTTCCGACGAGCTCCGCGGATCGGTCCCGACGAGAGCCTCCGTGTGGGTTGCCCGGGTACGGCAACCGGTACGAGAGGGCTTCCGCCGTCGGTGGCGGAAGCACGGTCCGGTGCGGGGCAACGGTGCGGCGGTCACGAGGAGGCGTCCGCGGTCCCGGTCTCACCGAGTGTGTCCGGGCGACGGCTCCGCGCGTACCAGGGTGGTGGGTCACCCGGCTCATCACGGCAACCGAAATCGCGCGCCGTCGAACGGCGCGCCCGACACGTGAGGTGCGAAGCAGGCCATGGCCGTCGTCACCATGAAGCAGTTGCTCGACAGCGGTGTGCATTTCGGGCACCAGACCCGCCGCTGGAACCCGAAGATGAAGCGCTACATCTTCACCGAGCGCAACGGCATCTACATCATCGATCTGCAGAAGACCCTGTCCTACATCGACGGGGCTTACGACTTCGTCAAGCAGACCGTCGCCCACGGCGGCACCATTCTGTTCGTCGGGACGAAGAAGCAGGCGCAGGAAGCCATCGCCGAGCAGGCGCAGCGCGTCAACATGCCGTTCGTCAACCAGCGCTGGTTGGGCGGCATGCTCACCAACTTCCAGACCGTGCACCGTCGGCTGCAGCGTCTCAAGGAACTGGAGACGATGGAGCAGACCGGTGGTTTCGAGGGGCGCACCAAGAAGGAGATCTTGATGCTGACCCGCGAGAAGGAGAAACTGGAGCGCACGCTCGGCGGTATCCGTGACATGTCCAAGGTCCCGAGCGCGATCTGGATCGTGGACACCAAGAAGGAGCACATCGCGGTCGGTGAGGCCCGCAAGCTGGGGATCCCGATCGTCGCCATCCTCGACACGAACTGTGATCCGGACGAGGTGGACTACCCCATCCCCGGCAACGACGACGCGATCCGCTCGGCGGCCATGCTGACCCGCGTGGTCGCGGACGGTGTCGCGGAGGGCCTGATGGCCCGGAGCGGCCGCGGCGAGAGCGCCGAGACCGGCGAGAACCAGCAGGCAGCTTCCGAGGAGCCGCTCGCGGAGTGGGAGAAGGAACTGCTCACCGGTTCCGGTGAGTCCGAGGCCGCCGCGAACTCCGAGGCAGGCCAGCAGCCGGCGCAGTCCTGACGAACGGGGGCGCGCCCGCGCCTGTCGGGCGGGCGCGCCCCGTCACTTCGATTTCCCCACCGCGTACACACTCCGACGAGGACGGACAACGCACGATGGCGAACTACAGTGCGGCCGATGTGAAGCGTCTCCGCGACGTCACCGGCTCCGGCATGATGGATTGCAAGAAGGCGCTCGAGGAGACCGAGGGCGACTTCGACAAGGCGATCGAGAACCTGCGCATCAAGGGCGCCAAGGACGTGGGCAAGCGGGCCGAGCGCTCCACCGCGGAAGGTCTGGTCGCGGGCGGTAACGGCGTCCTGATCGAGTTCAACAGCGAGACGGACTTCGTCGCCAAGAACGACGAGTTCGTGGAACTGGCCGACAGGATCGTGGCCGCCGCCAAGGAGGCGGGCTCGGCCGACGTCGAGACGGTCAGCGAAGCCAAGCTGGGTGACAGCACCGTCGGCACGGCCATTCACGACCTGTCCGCCAAGATCGGTGAGAAGCTGGAACTGCGCAGGATCAGCGCCTTCGACGGCCAGGTGGCCACCTACCTGCACCGTCGTGCGGCGGGACTGCCGCCCGCCGTGGGTGTCCAGGTCGAGTACACCGGCTCCGACGAGGAGGCCGCCCGGGGTGCCGCGATGCAGATCGCGGCGTTGAAGCCGCAGTACCTCTCTCGGGAGGACGTGCCCGAGGACATCGTCGAGAACGAGCGCAGGATCGCGGAGGAGACCGCCCGCTCCGAGGGCAAGCCGGAAAAGGCCATGCCCAAGATCATCGAGGGCAGGCTCAACGGGTTCTACAAGGACAACGTGCTGCTGGACCAGCCCTCCGTCCAGGACAACAAGCGTTCCGTCAAGGATCTGCTGGACGAGGCCGGAGTCAGCATCACCCGCTTCGCGAGGTTCGAAGTCGGTCAGTCCTGAGCTTCGCGTTGACGGCCGCGGAATCGTGCGTGTCGTGCGCCCCGCGGTTCCGGCGGCCAGGATGTTCACCGGAGTGTTCCGCGTCCGGCGGAGTACTCCGAGCGGGAGCTGTTCCGGAATGATCGTGGAACGGGACCACCAGCGAGCAGGATGTGAATCCGGCACGTGAGTCGGCACCCGTACGTGTCCTCGTCGTTTCCGGACGAATCCAGGAATCGATGTCCGCGCCCCGCCTTCGCAGCCCGAGGGCGGGGCGTTTTCTCAGGAGGAGTGAGTGACTGACGACGGCGTACCCGCTGGTTATGTCGGTGAGGCCGGTTACCGACGAGTACTGCTCAAGCTGGGTGGCGAGATGTTCGGCGGCGGCAGTGTGGGGGTCGATCCCGACGTCGTGGGTACGGTAGCGCGGCAGCTGGCCG
This portion of the Actinopolyspora lacussalsi genome encodes:
- a CDS encoding tRNA (guanine37-N1)-methyltransferase (product_source=KO:K00554; cath_funfam=1.10.1270.20,3.40.1280.10; cog=COG0336; ko=KO:K00554; pfam=PF01746; superfamily=75217; tigrfam=TIGR00088), whose product is MRIDVLTIFPDYLAPVREALLGKAIERGRISVGVYDLRDWAHDVHRSVDDSPYGGGPGMVMKPDVWGEALDSVAAEAAETPRLVVPTPAGVPFDQHTARRWAREERLIFACGRYEGIDQRVIDDAARRMPVEEVSIGDYVLVGGEVAALTMIEAVVRLLPGVLGNPASAEQDSFSDGLLEGPSYTRPETWRGLSVPDVLRSGDHAAVRRWRREQGLERTLRRRPELLDTLPPEELDEHDRALLDRLRRERASSGEE
- a CDS encoding large subunit ribosomal protein L19 (product_source=KO:K02884; cog=COG0335; ko=KO:K02884; pfam=PF01245; superfamily=50104; tigrfam=TIGR01024); translated protein: MNKLDALDAQSMRSDIPDFRPGDTLKVHVRVIEGSRERVQVFQGVVIRRQGGGIRETFTVRKVSFGVGVERTFPVHSPNIAKIEVATRGDVRRAKLYYLRNRVGKAARVKEKKLAKSSS
- a CDS encoding signal peptidase I (product_source=KO:K03100; cath_funfam=2.10.109.10; cog=COG0681; ko=KO:K03100; pfam=PF10502; superfamily=51306; tigrfam=TIGR02227; transmembrane_helix_parts=Inside_1_49,TMhelix_50_72,Outside_73_316); this encodes MADVMRSQGPDEDPAEGSSDEQAAAEQADETRSSARNASKRSGKSKKGSFWWELFVLISTALVLTVLLQLFVARVFLIPSRSMEQTLHGCDGCSNDRILVDKITYRFSDPQPGDVVVFSGPKSWMADEGGVSEPTNPVVGFFQRVGSLLHLVEPVEKDFVKRVIATGGQTVECCDEQNRVLVEGEPLDEPYIYWAPGSPQEQEEFGPVTVPEDHLWVMGDNRNNSLDSRYQGGGGRAGAVPVDNVVGKAQVILLPPGRWQGIEESNPQAVALGPDEDSWSGSPGWEGLRYLVVVPAVWSTRRGSLVAARSRTWERH
- a CDS encoding ribonuclease HII (product_source=KO:K03470; cath_funfam=3.30.420.10; cog=COG0164; ko=KO:K03470; pfam=PF01351; superfamily=53098), whose protein sequence is MRNKSAELGLPRTIVRRDSGSWALQNALERRGLGPVAGVDEAGRGACAGPLVVAACVLRAGSGRRFDGLTDSKLLTARARDHWFEVVRASAVGYCVVSVEPAEVDAMGVHVANLEGMRRAVAGLGVHPGYVLTDGFRVEGLAAPSVAVRKGDRVAGCVAAASVLAKVSRDRKMNELHVSCPEYGFDVHKGYSTARHTSALRLHGPTTEHRWSYSNVVEAAVTHGMRSPRGNSSESGSFDAFDQAVMDNGSAAIGHPWTDQ
- a CDS encoding hypothetical protein (product_source=Hypo-rule applied; pfam=PF10611; superfamily=55957), producing MSAEDLEKYETEMELQLYKEYRDIVGQFTYVVETERRFYLANGVDVQVRNSDTEVYFEVVMSDAWVWDMYRPARFVKNVRVITFKDVNVEELDKPELRLPESGTPFG
- a CDS encoding putative endonuclease (product_source=KO:K07460; cog=COG0792; ko=KO:K07460; pfam=PF02021; superfamily=52980; tigrfam=TIGR00252); its protein translation is MTPKPIIGAVSDDDTHGRRHALGRAGERLAAEYLRQRGLVVLSRNWSCPQGELDIVCTDGRRVIVCEVKTRSGIDYGSPVEAVSPHKVRKLREVAAAWLRAHDVRNCPVRFDVLSVLWPPDSPVRIEHHEEVC
- a CDS encoding magnesium chelatase family protein (product_source=KO:K07391; cath_funfam=3.30.230.10,3.40.50.300; cog=COG0606; ko=KO:K07391; pfam=PF01078,PF13335,PF13541; smart=SM00382; superfamily=52540,54211; tigrfam=TIGR00368), producing the protein MALHTTWAVALFGVDGVLVEIESDVRSGGIPSVQLLGLPDAALQESKNRVRAAIRNSGEHWPQSCVTLALSPAAMPKTGTSFDTALAMAVLAGAERVPAGRLDGTVFFGELALDGRIRPVSGLVPGLLAAVAGGMRRAVVPLEGLREAGLVERIEILGAETLREVIDWTRGAGELWSGSSPADEGVPRSSPAPDLVDVLGQPEARWALEIAAAGGHHLLMVGPPGTGKTMLAGRLPGLLPELSAPRALETTAVHSVAGELCENATLLRTPPFVAPHHSISLPGLIGGGTGLARPGAVSRAHHGVLFLDEACEWGTKRLESMRTALEEGEIRLSRSEGTLRYPARFQLVMATNPCPCAPARDIDCQCTPHARRKYFSRLSGPLLDRIDLWVRMRPMSTMELPDDESPEPSATVRERVSRAHRTALLRWEKHGWRSNSEVPGPVLRREFPLPDSATRLLDKGLDTGALTARGADRCLRVAWTLSDLDGAERPDVDHVAAALRFRDRTTA